Proteins encoded within one genomic window of Arachis ipaensis cultivar K30076 chromosome B08, Araip1.1, whole genome shotgun sequence:
- the LOC107613155 gene encoding uncharacterized protein LOC107613155 — protein sequence MAFHVACPITCRRICTCPLGFLRGPKNEQQDDVVSRLQDFLRDPTGIAGLDGGGLTVQVAVPKVVLQPQPPPPRQVLPSVVDEADEAASVQAKRAALQRKGAAAMVAAEEYARRFESGDVTDTSGNHTGEEQGQSNVFCRMCNRVENNGSERAKKMLSCKSCGKKYHRNCLRSWAQNRDLFHWSSWTCRSCRICEACRRTGDPSKFMFCKRCDGAYHCYCLQPPHKNVSTGPYLCPKHTRCHSCGSNVPGNGPSLRWFLGYTCCDACGRLFLKGNYCPVCLKVYRESESTPMVCCDICQHWVHCQCDNISDEKYQQFQVDGNLQYQCPTCRGECYQIKNHKDAVQELWRRRDVADRDLIASLRAAAGLPTQEEIFCISPYSDDEDSGLLKLKSESGHSLKFYMKNLSGDSTKKMKDYGKKHSSGKNARKKDLETFIDKIDAQCNLEGHSGLKSLHGLDDDIQSHENEVPNVYSSPAAGSMSQTEGSCPVNQPVILRHKSVDEASIYDEERRPRVVRIKSSKAHTLDSAGESGKPADMTQNVKGKKLVINLGARKINVSCSPQSNSSSCQRDQAVIAHHGNRIDSGQSQVIKGSVREGNVIKLGKFKPEISELNSTSVRGSGSLSDGCEAVPSQQPHIMLGKDSTDGIDQVGAVEDMPQRGERMLTGKFPEGGSHADKNINQMPSHSSTKDPRTSLRFKLKKPSFENGKIPHQDKSSIKGQRSKRKRPPPYMEKTSFNEDDVTQLHQDNLMDEIMDANWILTKLGKDAIGKRVEVHQAPDNSWHKGVITDIIDGSSNLYVTIDDGRVKILELGKQGIRLVPQEQKRPKT from the exons ATGGCATTTCATGTAGCTTGTCCAATTACATG ccGCAGAATCTGCACCTGTCCGCTAGGGTTTCTGCGCGGCCCGAAGAATGAGCAGCAGGACGACGTCGTTTCGAGGCTCCAGGATTTTCTCCGTGATCCCACCGGAATTGCGGGACTCGACGGTGGCGGTCTCACGGTGCAGGTCGCTGTACCGAAGGTGGTGCTACAGCCGCAGCCTCCGCCACCACGCCAGGTGCTACCATCTGTTGTGGACGAGGCAGACGAGGCCGCGTCGGTGCAGGCAAAGAGGGCTGCGCTGCAGCGGAAGGGGGCCGCCGCCATGGTTGCTGCTGAGGAGTATGCTCGCCGATTTGAGTCCGGGGATGTCACG GATACATCAGGAAATCACACTGGAGAAGAACAGGGTCAATCAAATGTTTTCTGTCGAATGTGCAATCGTGTTGAAAATAACGGAAGTGAGAGAGCCAAAAAGATGCTATCTTGCAAAAGTTGTGGTAAAAAATACCACAGGAACTGCCTGAGAAGTTGGGCTCAAAATAGAG atTTATTTCACTGGAGTTCATGGACCTGTCGATCTTGCCGGATTTGTGAG GCTTGCAGAAGAACTGGAGATCCAAGCAAGTTCATGTTTTGTAAAAGGTGTGATGGTGCCTACCATTGTTACTGTCTGCAACCTCCTCATAAG AATGTTAGTACTGGTCCCTATTTGTGCCCAAAGCATACAAGGTGTCACAGTTGTGGATCAAATGTCCCTGGAAATGGACCAAGCTTGAG GTGGTTCCTGGGATACACCTGCTGTGATGCATGTGGAAGATTGTTTCTGAAAGGGAACTACTGTCCTGTTTGTTTAAAG GTTTATAGAGAATCGGAATCAACTCCAATGGTATGCTGTGACATTTGCCAACACTGGGTACATTGCCAGTGTGATAATATTAG TGACGAAAAATATCAACAATTTCAAGTGGATGGAAATCTTCAGTATCAATGTCCTACATGCCGTGGGGAATGTTATCAG ATCAAGAATCATAAAGATGCTGTTCAAGAGCTTTGGAGGAGAAGAGATGTAGCTGACCGAGATTTAATTGCCAGCTTAAGGGCTGCAGCTGGTTTACCAACTCAAGAAGAAATCTTTTGTATTTCACCATATTCAGATGATGAAGATAGCGGGCTTCTAAAGTTAAAGAGTGAATCTGGACATTCCCTGAAATTCTATATGAAGAACTTGTCTGGTGACTCAACAAAGAAGATGAAAGATTATGGAAAGAAACATTCAAGCGGAAAGAATGCTAGGAAAAAGGATCTAGAGACATTTATTGATAAAATTGATGCACAATGTAATCTTGAGGGACACAGTGGATTGAAATCTTTGCATGGGTTGGATGATGATATCCAATCCCATGAAAATGAAGTTCCCAATGTTTATTCATCACCTGCTGCTGGAAGCATGAGTCAAACTGAAGGATCTTGCCCTGTTAATCAGCCAGTGATTTTGAGACACAAATCTGTAGATGAAGCAAGCATTTATGATGAAGAGAGGAGACCTAGAGTTGTTCGAATTAAAAGCAGCAAGGCACACACTCTTGATAGTGCAGGGGAGAGTGGAAAGCCTGCTGATATGACCCAGAATGTGAAAGGGAAGAAGTTGGTTATAAATTTGGGGGCACGTAAGATTAATGTTTCTTGTTCTCCACAGTCTAATTCATCAAGCTGCCAAAGAGATCAAGCTGTGATTGCCCATCATG GAAACAGAATTGACTCTGGTCAATCACAAGTTATAAAGGGTTCTGTAAGAGAAGGAAATGTAATCAAATTGGGAAAATTTAAGCCAGAAATTTCTGAACTGAATTCAACCTCTGTTAGGGGTAGTGGTAGTCTGTCTGATGGATGTGAAGCTGTTCCTTCACAGCAACCTCACATCATGCTGGGTAAAGATAGTACTGATGGAATTGATCAAGTTGGAGCCGTAGAAGATATGCCTCAAAGAGGTGAAAGAATGTTGACGGGAAAGTTTCCTGAAGGCGGGTCTCATGCAGATAAAAATATTAATCAGATGCCTTCACATTCTTCGACGAAAGATCCTAGAACTTCACTAAGATTTAAACTCAAGAAACCAAGCTTTGAAAACGGAAAAATTCCTCATCAGGACAAATCTTCAATCAAGGGACAGAGGTCTAAAAGGAAGAGGCCACCACCTTATATGGAAAAAACATCATTTAATGAGGATGATGTAACACAATTGCATCAGGACAATCTAATGGATGAGATTATGGATGCCAACTGGATATTGACGAAATTGGGTAAAGATGCAATTGGAAAGAGAGTTGAAGTTCATCAGGCCCCTGACAATTCTTG GCACAAGGGAGTGATTACTGACATAATTGACGGCTCTTCAAATTTATATGTCACTATAGATGATGGAAGGGTGAAAATCTTGGAACTTGGGAAACAAGGGATCCGTTTGGTTCCTCAGGAACAGAAGAGACCAAAAACATGA